The following proteins are co-located in the Eleginops maclovinus isolate JMC-PN-2008 ecotype Puerto Natales chromosome 1, JC_Emac_rtc_rv5, whole genome shotgun sequence genome:
- the LOC134867853 gene encoding dysbindin-like isoform X1, producing the protein MTWPGQSTYVMDFCSDVSRAETDNSQRVLDNDSAQHMKRKERQRFFEDVYQHDLDNNLPSAHLQVSYRKPPMGSISSMEVNVDVLEQMDLMDISDQEALDVFLNSGSGAEDGELASPLPEVEDDEEEDEEEDEDAEVVYRERAPLKRQDEVQCGSKSRISSTSSGSSDTSGGGVDTPVIQSDDEEVHADTLLLTSVPHTRDEETEEEDEEEKCLVPKSP; encoded by the exons GACATGGCCTGGGCAGTCGACTTATGTAATGGACTTTTGCAGTGATGTGTCGAGGG CGGAGACAGACAACTCTCAGCGGGTGTTGGACAATGATTCTGCCCAGCACATGAAGCGAAAAGAGAGACAGCGCTTTTTTGAAGACGTATACCAGCATGACTTGGACAACAACTTGCCCTCTGCTCACCTGCAGGTCAGCTATAGGAAAC CCCCTATGGGAAGTATCTCTTCTATGGAGGTTAATGTGGACGTCTTGGAGCAGATGGACCTGATGGACATCTCTGATCAGGAGGCCCTGGACGTGTTTCTAAACTCAGGCTCAGGAGCAGAGGATGGAGAGCTGGCATCTCCACTACCAG AAGTGGAGGAcgacgaagaagaagacgaggaggaggatgaagatgcAGAGGTTGTATACAGGGAGCGAGCACCTTTGAAACGGCAAGATGAAGTTCAGTGCGGATCAAAGTCACGTATATCCTCTACATCATCTGGTTCAAGTGACACCAGCGGGGGTGGAGTCGACACGCCTGTGATCCAGTCGGACGATGAAGAAGTCCATGCCGACACTCTGCTGCTCACCTCTGTTCCCCACACGAGGGATgaagaaacagaggaggaagacgaggaggaaaAATGCCTTGTACCTAAATCTCCATAA
- the LOC134867853 gene encoding dysbindin-like isoform X2, which produces MTWPGQSTYVMDFCSDVSRAETDNSQRVLDNDSAQHMKRKERQRFFEDVYQHDLDNNLPSAHLQVSYRKPPMGSISSMEVNVDVLEQMDLMDISDQEALDVFLNSGSGAEDGELASPLPVEDDEEEDEEEDEDAEVVYRERAPLKRQDEVQCGSKSRISSTSSGSSDTSGGGVDTPVIQSDDEEVHADTLLLTSVPHTRDEETEEEDEEEKCLVPKSP; this is translated from the exons GACATGGCCTGGGCAGTCGACTTATGTAATGGACTTTTGCAGTGATGTGTCGAGGG CGGAGACAGACAACTCTCAGCGGGTGTTGGACAATGATTCTGCCCAGCACATGAAGCGAAAAGAGAGACAGCGCTTTTTTGAAGACGTATACCAGCATGACTTGGACAACAACTTGCCCTCTGCTCACCTGCAGGTCAGCTATAGGAAAC CCCCTATGGGAAGTATCTCTTCTATGGAGGTTAATGTGGACGTCTTGGAGCAGATGGACCTGATGGACATCTCTGATCAGGAGGCCCTGGACGTGTTTCTAAACTCAGGCTCAGGAGCAGAGGATGGAGAGCTGGCATCTCCACTACCAG TGGAGGAcgacgaagaagaagacgaggaggaggatgaagatgcAGAGGTTGTATACAGGGAGCGAGCACCTTTGAAACGGCAAGATGAAGTTCAGTGCGGATCAAAGTCACGTATATCCTCTACATCATCTGGTTCAAGTGACACCAGCGGGGGTGGAGTCGACACGCCTGTGATCCAGTCGGACGATGAAGAAGTCCATGCCGACACTCTGCTGCTCACCTCTGTTCCCCACACGAGGGATgaagaaacagaggaggaagacgaggaggaaaAATGCCTTGTACCTAAATCTCCATAA
- the LOC134867853 gene encoding dysbindin-like isoform X4 gives MFIDMLEPCCMQAETDNSQRVLDNDSAQHMKRKERQRFFEDVYQHDLDNNLPSAHLQVSYRKPPMGSISSMEVNVDVLEQMDLMDISDQEALDVFLNSGSGAEDGELASPLPEVEDDEEEDEEEDEDAEVVYRERAPLKRQDEVQCGSKSRISSTSSGSSDTSGGGVDTPVIQSDDEEVHADTLLLTSVPHTRDEETEEEDEEEKCLVPKSP, from the exons CGGAGACAGACAACTCTCAGCGGGTGTTGGACAATGATTCTGCCCAGCACATGAAGCGAAAAGAGAGACAGCGCTTTTTTGAAGACGTATACCAGCATGACTTGGACAACAACTTGCCCTCTGCTCACCTGCAGGTCAGCTATAGGAAAC CCCCTATGGGAAGTATCTCTTCTATGGAGGTTAATGTGGACGTCTTGGAGCAGATGGACCTGATGGACATCTCTGATCAGGAGGCCCTGGACGTGTTTCTAAACTCAGGCTCAGGAGCAGAGGATGGAGAGCTGGCATCTCCACTACCAG AAGTGGAGGAcgacgaagaagaagacgaggaggaggatgaagatgcAGAGGTTGTATACAGGGAGCGAGCACCTTTGAAACGGCAAGATGAAGTTCAGTGCGGATCAAAGTCACGTATATCCTCTACATCATCTGGTTCAAGTGACACCAGCGGGGGTGGAGTCGACACGCCTGTGATCCAGTCGGACGATGAAGAAGTCCATGCCGACACTCTGCTGCTCACCTCTGTTCCCCACACGAGGGATgaagaaacagaggaggaagacgaggaggaaaAATGCCTTGTACCTAAATCTCCATAA
- the LOC134867853 gene encoding dysbindin-like isoform X3, whose protein sequence is MSSTGSTIHNKRLPSETDNSQRVLDNDSAQHMKRKERQRFFEDVYQHDLDNNLPSAHLQVSYRKPPMGSISSMEVNVDVLEQMDLMDISDQEALDVFLNSGSGAEDGELASPLPEVEDDEEEDEEEDEDAEVVYRERAPLKRQDEVQCGSKSRISSTSSGSSDTSGGGVDTPVIQSDDEEVHADTLLLTSVPHTRDEETEEEDEEEKCLVPKSP, encoded by the exons CGGAGACAGACAACTCTCAGCGGGTGTTGGACAATGATTCTGCCCAGCACATGAAGCGAAAAGAGAGACAGCGCTTTTTTGAAGACGTATACCAGCATGACTTGGACAACAACTTGCCCTCTGCTCACCTGCAGGTCAGCTATAGGAAAC CCCCTATGGGAAGTATCTCTTCTATGGAGGTTAATGTGGACGTCTTGGAGCAGATGGACCTGATGGACATCTCTGATCAGGAGGCCCTGGACGTGTTTCTAAACTCAGGCTCAGGAGCAGAGGATGGAGAGCTGGCATCTCCACTACCAG AAGTGGAGGAcgacgaagaagaagacgaggaggaggatgaagatgcAGAGGTTGTATACAGGGAGCGAGCACCTTTGAAACGGCAAGATGAAGTTCAGTGCGGATCAAAGTCACGTATATCCTCTACATCATCTGGTTCAAGTGACACCAGCGGGGGTGGAGTCGACACGCCTGTGATCCAGTCGGACGATGAAGAAGTCCATGCCGACACTCTGCTGCTCACCTCTGTTCCCCACACGAGGGATgaagaaacagaggaggaagacgaggaggaaaAATGCCTTGTACCTAAATCTCCATAA
- the cdh26.1 gene encoding cadherin-like protein 26 isoform X2, which produces MRTCFLLLLVASIALAESFHGKHHIRDKRELLQRAKRRWVLSTIEIEEEDPGPYPIEISKMFNDQTANEGQYYQISGSGVTEEPLETFKIDAKTGIVYALKSVDREFLSLFHIKFDIFSSMTGKTIDKQLAFDVQIKDINDNAPVFSPPTMEVDVPENMQEGKPLVNLKADDIDDSETDNSKFTFSLVSQNPTMPKIELEQRERVAVLSSKGCFDYNKEKKYDIIVQAKDHGTPSLTSTAHVTLNIVDTNNHPPMFEKKEYQGQVDEAIIKDDILRIDVVDKDTPNTPGWRAKYSIISGNEDRNYKIDTDPITNQGILSVIKGKDFERTHLAHLRVEVQNEEPLVLCKDYKVVDASKHPAPDTADITIKVIDVNDAPVYEREVVHLYMKEEEEPGKQIFTPTITDAESDAVRHVVLHDPAAWVAIDKTTGTLTSTQKMDRESSHVDENGVYKVLVGAIDDGEPPATGTCTILIHLKDVNDNKPRLVNNGVILCGNKAQKIIVEATDNDDPPFSGPFAFSLEDDDKTVTQQWKLDPSFGEQAGLISLTPLPYHNYSIQLLIQDQQSMVSRETVEVMVCDCGEGVVCKTRDPLSSSLGKAGIGLLFLGLLLFLLLIAVLVCNCNATNMVMVPEEGNQTLIKYNQEGGGSTCQTSDVDHVVPKNTKVYSPVVDMMNLNMTSMGTCNTRDTFISNGGHTRYNTWNTSRTNTYKGVSSTHNRSYNRSYSLWSNDNIAGQIDRRLFVINGTQVDHPVYPPHEYAYEGQGSKCPSLDKLSLGNPGEELTFLEDLEPKFRTLAGICGQTIQEKNIKL; this is translated from the exons ATGAGGACCTGTTTTCTGCTTCTGTTG GTTGCATCAATAGCCTTGGCAGAGTCTTTCCATGGAAAACACCACATACGTGACAAGCGG GAGCTTTTGCAGCGTGCCAAAAGAAGGTGGGTTTTGTCTACAATTGAAATAGAAGAGGAAGATCCCGGGCCCTATCCCATTGAAATTTCTAAG ATGTTTAATGACCAGACGGCTAATGAGGGGCAGTACTATCAAATCAGTGGATCGGGTGTAACGGAGGAACCGCTGGAGACGTTCAAAATCGACGCAAAAACTGGAATTGTCTATGCCCTTAAATCTGTCGACAGAGAGTTTTTAAGTCTCTTTCAC ATCAAATTTGATATCTTCAGCAGTATGACTGGCAAAACGATAGACAAGCAACTAGCTTTTGATGTACAAATAAAGGACATCAATGACAACGCCCCAGTTTTTTCCCCCCCTACAATGGAAGTCGACGTGCCAGAAAATATGCAAGAGG GAAAACCGCTAGTGAATTTGAAAGCCGATGACATCGATGACAGTGAAACAGATAACTCAAAATTCACCTTCAGCTTGGTCTCACAGAACCCAACTATGCCTAAGATTGAGttggagcagagggagagggtggCCGTACTCTCATCTAAAGGATGTTTCGATTACAAT aaagaaaagaagtaTGATATTATTGTTCAAGCCAAAGACCACGGAACACCATCCCTAACCTCCACTGCCCACGTTACTCTCAACATTGTTGACACAAACAATCATCCACCGATGTTCGAAAAGAAAGAG TACCAAGGTCAGGTGGATGAAGCAATCATCAAGGATGACATTTTGAGAATTGATGTAGTTGATAAAGACACTCCGAATACTCCTGGCTGGCGTGCCAAATACTCCATCATTTCAGGGAATGAAGATAGAAACTACAAAATTGATACCGATCCCATAACCAATCAGGGCATTTTAAGTGTTATCAAG GGCAAGGATTTCGAAAGGACACATCTCGCTCATCTGCGGGTTGAAGTACAGAATGAGGAACCCTTAGTTCTTTGTAAAGACTATAAAGTTGTTGACGCAAGCAAACATCCAGCTCCAGATACAGCCGACATCACTATCAAAGTGATCGATGTCAATGACGCACCTGTGTATGAGAGAGAAGTGGTTCACCTGTACatgaaagaagaggaagagccaGGAAAGCAAATTTTCACTCCAACGATAACAGATGCCGAATCTGATGCAGTCAG GCATGTTGTGTTACATGATCCAGCTGCGTGGGTTGCCATTGATAAGACAACAGGAACACTCACATCAACTCAAAAGATGGACAGAGAGTCATCTCATGTTGATGAAAATGGCGTTTACAAAGTCCTCGTTGGTGCCATAGATGATG GTGAGCCTCCAGCCACAGGTACATGCACGATCCTAATCCACCTCAAGGATGTTAATGACAACAAACCTAGGCTGGTCAACAATGGTGTCATTTTGTGTGGAAACAAGGCTCAAAAGATCATAGTTGAAGCAACGGACAACGATGACCCTCCTTTCAGTGGGCCCTTTGCTTTTTCCCTTGAGGATGATGACAAAACTGTAACGCAGCAATGGAAACTAGACCCTTCTTTTG GTGAGCAAGCTGGGCTTATTAGCCTGACACCCCTCCCATATCATAACTACTCAATCCAACTGTTGATTCAAGACCAACAAAGCATGGTTTCACGTGAAACTGTGGAAGTGATGGTGTGTGACTGCGGAGAGGGCGTTGTTTGCAAAACCAGAGATCCACTCAGTTCCAGCCTTGGGAAAGCAGGCATTGGGCTACTCTTTCTAGGACtcttattatttttgt tgcTGATCGCCGTTTTGGTGTGCAATTGTAATGCAACGAATATGGTCATGGTGCCGGAAGAGGGCAACCAGACCCTCATCAAGTACAACCAGGAAGGCGGGGGTTCTACttgccag ACGTCTGATGTGGATCATGTAGTGCCCAAGAACACGAAAGTGTACAGTCCAGTGGTCGACATG atgaacctgaacatgactTCAATGGGCACGTGCAATACAAGAGACACTTTCATCAGCAATGGAGGGCACACCAGG TACAATACATGGAATACAAGCAGGACCAACACCTACAAG GGAGTCTCATCAACACACAACCGCTCTTACAACCGCTCCTACAGCCTGTGGTCAAACGATAACATTGCAGGTCAAATCGACAGG AGACTGTTCGTGATTAATGGAACCCAGGTGGACCACCCGGTGTACCCGCCTCACGAGTATGCCTATGAGGGACAGGGCAGCAAATGCCCATCACTGGATAAGCTGTCACTAGGCAACCCGGGAGAAGAATTGACTTTCCTGGAAGATTTGGAGCCTAAGTTCAGGACCTTGGCAGGCATCTGTGGACAGACAATACAAGAAAAGAAcataaagctttaa
- the cdh26.1 gene encoding cadherin-like protein 26 isoform X1: protein MRTCFLLLLVASIALAESFHGKHHIRDKRELLQRAKRRWVLSTIEIEEEDPGPYPIEISKMFNDQTANEGQYYQISGSGVTEEPLETFKIDAKTGIVYALKSVDREFLSLFHIKFDIFSSMTGKTIDKQLAFDVQIKDINDNAPVFSPPTMEVDVPENMQEGKPLVNLKADDIDDSETDNSKFTFSLVSQNPTMPKIELEQRERVAVLSSKGCFDYNKEKKYDIIVQAKDHGTPSLTSTAHVTLNIVDTNNHPPMFEKKEYQGQVDEAIIKDDILRIDVVDKDTPNTPGWRAKYSIISGNEDRNYKIDTDPITNQGILSVIKGKDFERTHLAHLRVEVQNEEPLVLCKDYKVVDASKHPAPDTADITIKVIDVNDAPVYEREVVHLYMKEEEEPGKQIFTPTITDAESDAVRHVVLHDPAAWVAIDKTTGTLTSTQKMDRESSHVDENGVYKVLVGAIDDGEPPATGTCTILIHLKDVNDNKPRLVNNGVILCGNKAQKIIVEATDNDDPPFSGPFAFSLEDDDKTVTQQWKLDPSFGEQAGLISLTPLPYHNYSIQLLIQDQQSMVSRETVEVMVCDCGEGVVCKTRDPLSSSLGKAGIGLLFLGLLLFLLLIAVLVCNCNATNMVMVPEEGNQTLIKYNQEGGGSTCQTSDVDHVVPKNTKVYSPVVDMMNLNMTSMGTCNTRDTFISNGGHTRYNTWNTSRTNTYKPMRAHNTPLSEQGVSSTHNRSYNRSYSLWSNDNIAGQIDRRLFVINGTQVDHPVYPPHEYAYEGQGSKCPSLDKLSLGNPGEELTFLEDLEPKFRTLAGICGQTIQEKNIKL from the exons ATGAGGACCTGTTTTCTGCTTCTGTTG GTTGCATCAATAGCCTTGGCAGAGTCTTTCCATGGAAAACACCACATACGTGACAAGCGG GAGCTTTTGCAGCGTGCCAAAAGAAGGTGGGTTTTGTCTACAATTGAAATAGAAGAGGAAGATCCCGGGCCCTATCCCATTGAAATTTCTAAG ATGTTTAATGACCAGACGGCTAATGAGGGGCAGTACTATCAAATCAGTGGATCGGGTGTAACGGAGGAACCGCTGGAGACGTTCAAAATCGACGCAAAAACTGGAATTGTCTATGCCCTTAAATCTGTCGACAGAGAGTTTTTAAGTCTCTTTCAC ATCAAATTTGATATCTTCAGCAGTATGACTGGCAAAACGATAGACAAGCAACTAGCTTTTGATGTACAAATAAAGGACATCAATGACAACGCCCCAGTTTTTTCCCCCCCTACAATGGAAGTCGACGTGCCAGAAAATATGCAAGAGG GAAAACCGCTAGTGAATTTGAAAGCCGATGACATCGATGACAGTGAAACAGATAACTCAAAATTCACCTTCAGCTTGGTCTCACAGAACCCAACTATGCCTAAGATTGAGttggagcagagggagagggtggCCGTACTCTCATCTAAAGGATGTTTCGATTACAAT aaagaaaagaagtaTGATATTATTGTTCAAGCCAAAGACCACGGAACACCATCCCTAACCTCCACTGCCCACGTTACTCTCAACATTGTTGACACAAACAATCATCCACCGATGTTCGAAAAGAAAGAG TACCAAGGTCAGGTGGATGAAGCAATCATCAAGGATGACATTTTGAGAATTGATGTAGTTGATAAAGACACTCCGAATACTCCTGGCTGGCGTGCCAAATACTCCATCATTTCAGGGAATGAAGATAGAAACTACAAAATTGATACCGATCCCATAACCAATCAGGGCATTTTAAGTGTTATCAAG GGCAAGGATTTCGAAAGGACACATCTCGCTCATCTGCGGGTTGAAGTACAGAATGAGGAACCCTTAGTTCTTTGTAAAGACTATAAAGTTGTTGACGCAAGCAAACATCCAGCTCCAGATACAGCCGACATCACTATCAAAGTGATCGATGTCAATGACGCACCTGTGTATGAGAGAGAAGTGGTTCACCTGTACatgaaagaagaggaagagccaGGAAAGCAAATTTTCACTCCAACGATAACAGATGCCGAATCTGATGCAGTCAG GCATGTTGTGTTACATGATCCAGCTGCGTGGGTTGCCATTGATAAGACAACAGGAACACTCACATCAACTCAAAAGATGGACAGAGAGTCATCTCATGTTGATGAAAATGGCGTTTACAAAGTCCTCGTTGGTGCCATAGATGATG GTGAGCCTCCAGCCACAGGTACATGCACGATCCTAATCCACCTCAAGGATGTTAATGACAACAAACCTAGGCTGGTCAACAATGGTGTCATTTTGTGTGGAAACAAGGCTCAAAAGATCATAGTTGAAGCAACGGACAACGATGACCCTCCTTTCAGTGGGCCCTTTGCTTTTTCCCTTGAGGATGATGACAAAACTGTAACGCAGCAATGGAAACTAGACCCTTCTTTTG GTGAGCAAGCTGGGCTTATTAGCCTGACACCCCTCCCATATCATAACTACTCAATCCAACTGTTGATTCAAGACCAACAAAGCATGGTTTCACGTGAAACTGTGGAAGTGATGGTGTGTGACTGCGGAGAGGGCGTTGTTTGCAAAACCAGAGATCCACTCAGTTCCAGCCTTGGGAAAGCAGGCATTGGGCTACTCTTTCTAGGACtcttattatttttgt tgcTGATCGCCGTTTTGGTGTGCAATTGTAATGCAACGAATATGGTCATGGTGCCGGAAGAGGGCAACCAGACCCTCATCAAGTACAACCAGGAAGGCGGGGGTTCTACttgccag ACGTCTGATGTGGATCATGTAGTGCCCAAGAACACGAAAGTGTACAGTCCAGTGGTCGACATG atgaacctgaacatgactTCAATGGGCACGTGCAATACAAGAGACACTTTCATCAGCAATGGAGGGCACACCAGG TACAATACATGGAATACAAGCAGGACCAACACCTACAAG CCAATGAGAGCTCACAACACTCCTCTCTCCGAACAGGGAGTCTCATCAACACACAACCGCTCTTACAACCGCTCCTACAGCCTGTGGTCAAACGATAACATTGCAGGTCAAATCGACAGG AGACTGTTCGTGATTAATGGAACCCAGGTGGACCACCCGGTGTACCCGCCTCACGAGTATGCCTATGAGGGACAGGGCAGCAAATGCCCATCACTGGATAAGCTGTCACTAGGCAACCCGGGAGAAGAATTGACTTTCCTGGAAGATTTGGAGCCTAAGTTCAGGACCTTGGCAGGCATCTGTGGACAGACAATACAAGAAAAGAAcataaagctttaa